One Chthoniobacterales bacterium genomic region harbors:
- a CDS encoding CPBP family intramembrane glutamic endopeptidase, which translates to MEFQAPQTVAEPPEPANPTRFGVWGPFATVLWSVLIAVVFVLTEFVAMIAYASLRPNGAAVSAFVRELRFDGGFHAYCTLASLLVGMSLVLGIVRLKRGSNSTDYLALRWPPLKQVLLWSLITFGFCLLFDWISLLLHRPMVGRFLLATYGAVSPSWMLWLVVVTAEPIFEEVCFRGFIFKGLAASRLRWQGAAIITAVLWTIFYLTFDWYWICLAFGLGLLLGTARAMTNSTLLTMLLHCLINVLATVQVAIAARQI; encoded by the coding sequence GTGGAATTTCAAGCTCCCCAAACCGTAGCTGAGCCGCCTGAGCCAGCGAACCCAACCCGCTTCGGGGTGTGGGGCCCGTTCGCCACCGTGCTTTGGAGCGTCTTGATCGCGGTCGTATTCGTCCTCACGGAGTTTGTTGCTATGATCGCGTATGCTTCATTGAGGCCTAACGGAGCGGCGGTATCAGCATTCGTCAGAGAACTGCGATTCGACGGGGGCTTTCACGCCTACTGCACGCTCGCGAGTCTGCTTGTGGGCATGTCGCTTGTCCTCGGTATCGTGAGGCTGAAACGGGGTTCGAACTCGACAGACTATCTGGCGTTGAGGTGGCCTCCTCTGAAACAGGTGCTGCTTTGGAGTCTTATCACCTTCGGCTTTTGTTTGCTATTCGATTGGATCTCCTTGTTGCTGCACCGTCCGATGGTGGGGCGGTTTCTGCTGGCAACCTATGGTGCTGTCTCTCCGAGCTGGATGCTTTGGCTGGTCGTCGTAACGGCTGAGCCGATCTTCGAAGAGGTTTGCTTCCGCGGATTCATCTTTAAAGGACTGGCCGCCTCTCGCCTGCGCTGGCAGGGCGCCGCAATTATTACGGCAGTGCTGTGGACCATCTTTTATCTAACATTCGATTGGTATTGGATTTGCCTGGCGTTCGGGTTGGGCCTGCTCCTCGGCACGGCGCGGGCCATGACCAACTCGACCCTGCTGACCATGTTGTTGCACTGCCTCATAAACGTTCTCGCCACCGTTCAGGTGGCGATCGCGGCGCGGCAAATCTAG
- a CDS encoding oligopeptide transporter, OPT family: MQNPPNEFPDIVGVVPANPVLARFRPFIPPSARLRELTPVPVILGTALGMLFGASSLYLVLKVGLTVSASIPVAVLSITVFRFFSWISKGRLRNATILEHNIVQTAGSAGESIAFGLGVTMPSIMILGFDLEVTRVMLVATLGGLLGVLMMIPLRRALIVQQHGFLKYPEGTACAEVLKAAASPESRDAAHAGDAVARAAADEAVSGGKTIIGGFAIGFLYYGLQQVFKVMKEVPEKIFGKPYDGASISLENNPALLGVGYIIGPRISGLMMGGGVLSYLVLIPAIKYFGSVGSLPLEPEKTHSIADMSVELIQKRYILYIGAGAVAAAGIISLFRSIPLIWHGLKGGLADLRRSGTAQTDVPRTERDLSMKWVVGGIIAQLIVIMIAPQLNLRFNLLGALLIVSFGFLFVLVSSRLTGEVGSSSCPTSGMTIATVLLTCLVFLLIGWTAPPYFVTALSIGGIVCIASSNGGTISQDLKTGFLVGSTPSAQQIAILIGTLASALILGPILLQFNQSATVYVPVAGNADFAALSGAHVSPADYLKDDRGQPKRERVSGAQAGNDSTEYFVYHKTDTENGPAGRYLVNNDGFPVYLVDPGINGVYEKRPDGSSVEKFTAPKATLVSYIIKGILGGQLPWGLVLLGVFIAIVLELSGVSALAFAVGVYLPFSTSAPVFVGGMVRWLVDRYTRSKHAGSALSEDELIAEGDKSSGVLLSSGYIAGGTLAGVIFAFINIPWKEWLDAFQKWAELHNPFFEGPQSDLLSMIPFVALCVLLYLVGREVWFAPKRR, from the coding sequence ATGCAGAATCCGCCTAACGAATTCCCGGACATTGTTGGCGTGGTCCCGGCAAACCCGGTCCTGGCCCGGTTCCGGCCGTTTATTCCACCCTCGGCGCGACTCCGCGAGCTCACTCCCGTGCCGGTCATCCTGGGGACGGCGCTCGGGATGCTCTTCGGCGCGTCCTCGCTTTATCTCGTCCTCAAAGTCGGGCTGACGGTGAGCGCGTCGATCCCGGTGGCCGTTCTTTCCATCACGGTTTTCCGGTTCTTCTCCTGGATATCGAAGGGCAGGCTTCGGAACGCCACCATCCTCGAGCACAACATCGTCCAGACCGCGGGATCGGCAGGCGAATCGATCGCTTTCGGGCTTGGCGTCACGATGCCCTCGATCATGATTCTCGGGTTCGATCTCGAGGTGACGCGCGTCATGCTCGTCGCCACCCTCGGCGGACTCCTCGGCGTCCTGATGATGATCCCGTTGCGACGCGCCCTGATCGTCCAGCAGCATGGATTTTTGAAATATCCCGAAGGCACCGCCTGCGCCGAGGTGTTGAAAGCGGCCGCCTCCCCCGAATCTCGCGATGCCGCCCATGCCGGCGACGCAGTGGCGCGGGCCGCGGCCGACGAAGCGGTCAGCGGCGGCAAAACTATCATCGGCGGCTTCGCGATCGGCTTTCTCTATTACGGGCTCCAGCAAGTCTTCAAAGTCATGAAGGAAGTTCCGGAGAAGATTTTCGGAAAGCCGTACGACGGCGCATCGATTTCTCTCGAGAATAATCCCGCTCTTCTCGGGGTCGGCTACATCATCGGCCCGCGCATTTCGGGTCTCATGATGGGTGGCGGCGTCCTTTCGTATCTGGTCCTGATTCCGGCCATCAAATATTTCGGCTCGGTCGGGAGTTTGCCGCTCGAGCCGGAGAAAACGCACAGCATCGCCGACATGTCGGTCGAGCTAATCCAGAAGCGCTACATTCTTTACATCGGCGCGGGCGCGGTCGCGGCGGCGGGCATTATCAGCCTCTTCCGGTCGATCCCTCTCATCTGGCATGGATTGAAAGGCGGGTTGGCCGACTTGCGCCGCTCCGGCACGGCCCAAACTGATGTCCCGCGGACGGAGCGGGATCTGTCGATGAAATGGGTGGTCGGCGGCATCATCGCCCAGCTCATCGTCATCATGATCGCGCCCCAGTTGAACCTGCGCTTTAACTTGTTAGGCGCGCTCCTCATCGTTTCGTTCGGTTTTCTCTTCGTCCTGGTATCGTCGCGGCTGACTGGCGAAGTCGGCTCCTCTTCCTGCCCGACCTCCGGCATGACGATCGCGACCGTTCTCCTCACCTGCCTGGTCTTCCTCCTCATCGGTTGGACCGCGCCGCCCTATTTTGTCACCGCGCTTTCGATTGGCGGGATCGTCTGTATCGCTTCGTCGAACGGCGGAACGATTTCGCAGGACCTTAAGACCGGTTTTCTCGTCGGTTCTACCCCCAGCGCGCAACAAATCGCGATCCTGATCGGCACGCTGGCCTCCGCCCTTATCCTCGGGCCGATCCTTTTACAGTTTAACCAATCCGCGACTGTTTATGTTCCCGTCGCCGGCAACGCTGATTTTGCCGCGCTCTCGGGCGCGCATGTCAGCCCGGCCGATTACCTGAAGGACGACCGCGGCCAGCCGAAGCGCGAACGCGTTTCGGGCGCGCAAGCTGGAAACGATTCGACCGAATATTTCGTCTATCACAAAACGGATACCGAGAATGGGCCCGCCGGCCGGTATCTGGTGAATAACGACGGCTTCCCGGTGTATCTGGTGGACCCTGGAATCAACGGCGTTTACGAAAAGCGGCCGGACGGCTCGAGCGTCGAGAAGTTCACCGCCCCGAAGGCGACCCTCGTCTCCTACATCATCAAAGGGATCCTGGGCGGCCAGTTGCCCTGGGGCCTGGTTTTGTTAGGCGTCTTCATCGCCATTGTCCTGGAACTCTCGGGCGTCTCGGCCCTGGCGTTCGCGGTCGGCGTTTACCTCCCATTCTCCACTTCCGCGCCGGTCTTTGTCGGCGGAATGGTGCGTTGGCTGGTGGATCGTTATACGCGGAGCAAGCACGCCGGATCCGCTTTGAGCGAGGACGAACTCATCGCGGAAGGCGACAAGAGTAGCGGTGTGCTGCTTTCCTCCGGTTACATCGCCGGCGGCACCCTGGCCGGGGTGATCTTTGCTTTCATCAACATTCCCTGGAAAGAGTGGCTCGACGCGTTTCAAAAGTGGGCGGAACTGCACAACCCGTTCTTCGAAGGGCCCCAGTCCGACTTGCTCTCGATGATCCCGTTCGTCGCGCTCTGCGTCCTCCTTTATCTGGTCGGACGCGAAGTCTGGTTTGCTCCGAAACGCAGGTAA
- a CDS encoding DUF1684 domain-containing protein, whose translation MKRNLGILMALAFASVTSAWAQTDYAKEIEKWRSDRETRLKTETGWLTVAGLFWLKEGVNTVGAGDKFDVRLTNNFPPGEFGEIEFKNDAAVLKVAEGVEAQADGKRITGPQTLVSDERGKPTEIRTGTQTFYLIKREERFGIRLKDSNSEARRNFKGLNWFPVDESYKVTARLEPGTEAREMKVPNVLGGFFKMKSPGTLKFTLKGKPSSLQAVEEDDGTLFLIFGDASNENATYKSGRFLYAEKPVNGEVTLDFNKAENPPCAFTPYATCPLPPPGNKLDVEVNAGEKTYGHGH comes from the coding sequence GTGAAACGAAATCTTGGCATTTTGATGGCGCTGGCGTTTGCGTCAGTGACTTCGGCGTGGGCGCAGACGGATTACGCCAAAGAGATTGAAAAATGGCGGAGCGACCGGGAGACGAGGCTCAAGACGGAGACAGGCTGGCTGACGGTGGCGGGACTGTTTTGGCTGAAGGAGGGAGTGAACACGGTCGGCGCCGGCGACAAGTTTGATGTGCGTCTGACGAACAACTTTCCGCCCGGCGAATTCGGAGAGATCGAGTTCAAGAATGACGCGGCCGTCTTGAAGGTGGCTGAGGGAGTCGAGGCGCAGGCCGATGGCAAACGCATCACGGGACCACAGACTCTGGTTTCCGACGAAAGGGGGAAGCCGACTGAGATTCGGACGGGAACGCAGACATTTTACCTGATCAAGCGGGAGGAGCGCTTTGGGATTCGGCTGAAGGACAGCAATAGTGAGGCGCGGCGAAATTTCAAAGGACTGAACTGGTTCCCGGTGGACGAAAGTTACAAAGTGACCGCGCGGCTCGAACCGGGCACGGAAGCGAGGGAAATGAAAGTGCCGAATGTACTCGGCGGCTTTTTCAAGATGAAGAGCCCGGGCACGCTGAAATTCACGCTGAAGGGAAAGCCTTCGTCGCTTCAGGCGGTGGAGGAAGATGATGGGACGCTCTTTCTCATCTTTGGCGACGCGTCGAATGAAAACGCGACCTACAAGTCGGGGCGATTTCTTTACGCCGAGAAGCCGGTGAACGGAGAAGTCACGCTCGATTTCAACAAGGCGGAGAACCCGCCCTGCGCTTTCACGCCCTATGCGACCTGCCCGTTGCCGCCCCCAGGGAACAAGCTCGACGTGGAGGTGAACGCCGGAGAGAAAACGTACGGGCACGGGCACTAG
- a CDS encoding FG-GAP repeat protein has translation MNPPRALALTAFLMLCFCRLAAGGPANVIIDLKNNYILGALDNGKWLDSAKAGALLKEGTSFRAYGLDREMGSTKAGTPESMSEPCPDTWTVKLSPPREEGAIALSGSWNALPRKPRSADVTQPVYVQAVREFLQTKGLKDPEVHITQILRVDLDGDKEEEVLISATNYLTKKKGMPSSATAGSYSFVLLRRVVEGKVKTQSVEGEFYPKQKEFNAPSRYRVLAVLDLDGDGKMEVIVDSEYYEGGATTIYRCTPEKIEELISTGCGA, from the coding sequence ATGAACCCACCCCGCGCCCTCGCGCTTACCGCTTTCCTGATGCTCTGCTTCTGCCGCCTGGCGGCGGGCGGCCCGGCGAACGTGATTATCGATTTGAAGAACAACTACATCCTCGGAGCGCTGGATAATGGAAAATGGCTCGATAGCGCCAAGGCCGGCGCTCTGCTGAAAGAGGGCACTTCGTTTCGCGCTTACGGCCTGGATCGAGAAATGGGCTCGACCAAAGCGGGCACACCAGAGTCGATGAGCGAACCGTGCCCCGATACGTGGACGGTGAAACTTTCTCCTCCGCGGGAAGAGGGGGCGATCGCGCTGAGTGGTTCGTGGAACGCCTTGCCGCGCAAACCGCGCAGCGCCGATGTTACCCAGCCCGTTTATGTGCAGGCGGTCCGCGAATTTCTTCAAACAAAAGGCCTGAAGGATCCCGAGGTCCACATCACGCAAATCCTGCGCGTCGACCTCGATGGCGACAAGGAAGAGGAGGTGTTGATCAGCGCGACCAATTACCTGACGAAGAAGAAGGGCATGCCGTCGAGCGCCACGGCCGGAAGTTATTCATTTGTCCTGTTGCGGCGGGTCGTGGAGGGCAAAGTGAAAACGCAGTCGGTCGAGGGCGAATTCTATCCGAAGCAAAAGGAATTCAACGCGCCCAGTCGGTATCGCGTCCTCGCCGTGCTCGATCTGGACGGCGACGGCAAAATGGAAGTGATCGTCGACAGCGAGTATTACGAAGGCGGCGCCACCACAATCTACCGATGCACGCCGGAGAAAATCGAAGAGCTGATCTCGACTGGCTGCGGGGCGTGA
- a CDS encoding YciI family protein, translating into MKIRILVCLGLLLGPLALIAEETKPAASATPSASAPMEFDSFILVLLVRPANAPEKPKAELDKLQEGHMANMRRLADEGKLFKAGPTEDFSGRNVRGIFILKTDSVDQAREWVATDPSVKAGRLTPEFLKWFVQKGSLK; encoded by the coding sequence ATGAAGATCAGGATTTTGGTTTGTCTCGGGCTCTTGCTCGGTCCACTTGCACTCATCGCGGAAGAAACAAAGCCGGCCGCCTCCGCGACGCCCTCTGCGAGTGCGCCGATGGAATTTGACTCATTCATCCTGGTTCTGCTGGTCCGTCCGGCGAACGCGCCGGAAAAGCCAAAGGCCGAATTGGACAAGCTTCAGGAGGGACACATGGCCAACATGCGACGGCTTGCGGACGAAGGAAAACTGTTCAAAGCGGGTCCGACCGAGGATTTCTCCGGGCGCAATGTCCGCGGCATCTTTATTCTGAAAACCGATTCGGTGGACCAGGCGCGCGAATGGGTCGCAACCGACCCATCCGTGAAAGCGGGGCGGTTGACACCGGAGTTTCTGAAGTGGTTCGTGCAAAAGGGCAGTTTGAAGTAA
- a CDS encoding VOC family protein — MQRITPMLWFDGQAEEAARFYVSVFKNAKLGQITHYGDEPPGRKGQVMTVDFELDGQQFVALNGGPQFKFTEAISLVINCDTQEEIDYYWDKLTAGGGEEVQCGWLTDKYGLSWQVTPSKFFSEWAKDPAGLQRVMHEVMQMVKLDLAKMENAFERK; from the coding sequence ATGCAAAGAATTACTCCAATGCTCTGGTTCGATGGGCAGGCGGAAGAGGCGGCGAGGTTTTACGTGTCGGTCTTCAAGAATGCGAAGCTCGGACAGATCACGCATTACGGTGACGAGCCGCCAGGGAGAAAAGGGCAGGTGATGACGGTGGACTTCGAGCTGGATGGACAGCAATTCGTGGCCTTGAACGGCGGACCGCAGTTCAAGTTCACGGAAGCGATCTCCCTTGTGATCAACTGCGATACCCAGGAGGAGATCGACTATTACTGGGATAAACTCACGGCCGGTGGCGGCGAAGAAGTCCAATGCGGCTGGCTCACGGACAAGTACGGGCTCTCGTGGCAGGTGACGCCGTCGAAATTCTTCTCCGAATGGGCGAAAGACCCGGCCGGCTTGCAGCGGGTCATGCACGAAGTAATGCAGATGGTGAAGCTCGATCTGGCGAAGATGGAAAACGCGTTTGAAAGGAAATAA
- a CDS encoding oligopeptide transporter, OPT family: protein MDPNPPSPTADLSERSRPELTIRGLIIGVIITLVFTAANVYFGLKAGLTFSTSIPAAVISMAILRYFKNATVQENNIVQTVASAAGTLSSIIFVLPGLIMIGWWTEFPFWISFLICALGGILGVMYSIPLRRALVTNSDLPYPEGVACAEVLKIGSGDQAHAADIEHSRAGLLAVLWGSIVSAGFAIIVATQIFAADVAQTFRIGKRGAVSGYDFFLSFALLGIGHLVGLWVGIAMLVGALIGWGWGVPHFSQMVTDLINSGATNLPKAVVTAVGTGDPAKITGAVWSNYVRFLGAGAIGVSAIWTLLKLVKPVVSGLAGAMAANRARKAGQAHTLPITERDIPIGIVAIVTLVCMLPIGWVLAYFANSSGLGSHMWTLTIGSVFYVVLMSFFVSAVCGYMAGLIGSSNSPLSGIGILVVIGAALLLVFGVKSQLPADAGKALIAFALFTTAVIFNVAAIANNNLQDLKTGQLVDATPWKQQVALIIGVLAGAVVIPPVLDLMNQAYGFVGAPGAETRATPLAAPQAGLISSLAKGVITADIDWSLIQTGALIGVVVIILNETLSRTTKSMSLPPLAVGLGIYLPTQSTLMIVVGAVAGWFFDRAADRTARPKSTKDLGVLLASGLIVGEGIIGVVLSAIVVFSAKDAPLSVVGPHFETAAVFIGGAAFIAIAFVLYRWILRMANKAGTA from the coding sequence ATGGACCCAAATCCGCCAAGCCCAACTGCCGACCTCAGCGAACGAAGTCGCCCCGAATTAACGATTCGTGGCCTGATCATCGGCGTGATCATCACGCTCGTCTTCACGGCCGCCAACGTTTACTTCGGCCTCAAGGCCGGCCTCACTTTTTCAACCTCCATCCCCGCCGCGGTCATCTCGATGGCGATCCTGCGCTATTTCAAAAACGCCACTGTGCAGGAAAACAATATCGTCCAGACCGTTGCCTCGGCGGCCGGCACCCTGTCGTCGATCATCTTTGTTTTGCCGGGCCTCATCATGATCGGCTGGTGGACCGAGTTTCCCTTTTGGATCTCATTCCTGATTTGCGCGCTCGGCGGCATTCTCGGCGTGATGTATTCGATTCCGTTGCGGCGCGCTTTGGTGACCAATTCCGATCTGCCGTACCCGGAAGGGGTCGCCTGCGCGGAAGTGCTCAAGATCGGCAGCGGCGATCAAGCCCATGCGGCCGACATCGAACATAGCCGCGCTGGATTGCTCGCGGTGTTGTGGGGTTCGATCGTTTCCGCGGGTTTCGCCATCATCGTCGCGACGCAAATCTTCGCGGCCGATGTGGCGCAAACTTTCCGGATCGGCAAACGCGGCGCGGTCAGCGGTTACGATTTTTTCCTTTCCTTCGCGCTGCTCGGGATCGGGCACCTGGTCGGGCTCTGGGTTGGAATTGCGATGCTGGTCGGCGCGTTGATCGGCTGGGGATGGGGCGTCCCACATTTCTCCCAAATGGTGACCGACCTGATCAATTCCGGAGCCACCAATCTTCCGAAGGCGGTCGTGACTGCCGTCGGCACGGGCGACCCCGCCAAAATCACGGGGGCCGTGTGGAGTAATTATGTCCGCTTCCTTGGCGCGGGCGCCATCGGGGTTTCCGCGATTTGGACTTTGCTCAAGCTGGTGAAGCCGGTCGTGAGCGGACTGGCCGGCGCAATGGCAGCGAACCGCGCGCGCAAAGCTGGCCAGGCCCACACCTTGCCGATCACGGAGCGCGACATTCCAATCGGGATCGTGGCCATCGTCACTCTGGTTTGCATGCTGCCAATCGGATGGGTCCTGGCCTATTTCGCGAACTCAAGTGGCCTGGGCAGCCATATGTGGACTCTCACCATCGGCAGCGTTTTCTATGTTGTCCTGATGAGCTTCTTTGTTTCCGCGGTCTGCGGCTACATGGCTGGACTCATCGGTTCTTCGAATAGCCCGCTGTCCGGCATTGGCATTCTCGTCGTCATTGGCGCTGCCTTGCTCCTGGTCTTTGGCGTGAAATCGCAACTCCCGGCGGACGCGGGCAAGGCGCTCATCGCCTTCGCTCTGTTCACCACCGCCGTCATTTTCAACGTCGCCGCGATTGCCAATAATAACCTGCAGGATCTGAAGACCGGCCAGCTTGTGGATGCGACTCCGTGGAAGCAGCAGGTGGCGCTGATCATCGGCGTGCTCGCGGGCGCGGTCGTTATCCCGCCCGTCCTCGATCTGATGAACCAGGCCTACGGATTCGTCGGCGCTCCCGGCGCGGAGACGCGCGCCACCCCCTTGGCCGCGCCCCAGGCGGGTTTGATTTCTTCCCTCGCCAAAGGCGTGATCACCGCCGACATCGACTGGAGCCTGATCCAAACCGGCGCGCTGATTGGCGTCGTGGTCATTATTCTGAACGAGACTCTTTCCCGGACGACAAAATCCATGAGTCTGCCGCCACTCGCCGTCGGCCTCGGGATTTATCTGCCGACCCAGAGCACGCTGATGATTGTGGTCGGCGCGGTGGCCGGCTGGTTCTTCGACCGCGCCGCCGATCGGACCGCGAGACCAAAATCGACCAAGGATCTCGGGGTCTTGCTGGCGTCAGGTCTCATCGTCGGGGAAGGGATCATCGGCGTCGTGCTCTCCGCGATCGTTGTCTTCTCCGCCAAAGATGCGCCGCTCTCGGTGGTCGGTCCGCACTTCGAAACCGCCGCCGTCTTTATTGGCGGCGCAGCCTTCATCGCGATCGCATTCGTTCTTTATCGCTGGATTCTGCGAATGGCGAACAAGGCGGGGACGGCATAG
- a CDS encoding toll/interleukin-1 receptor domain-containing protein, translating to MNDDSKQWSKLLQAISKGVVVPIVGRDLLRIEIEGQSQLLYEYLARRLARELEVEECGPCSSIDQVVAAYLNASRRNSRDDVNVKSFEILAEVQGQVEVPEPLRKLAAIEPLRLFVSTTVDSLLAKALGAPADHVFAYAPNSALCDIPRDYARSPHRVVFHLFGRISGIPDSALIDEETLEFIWKLHEESMSGRLANLFDELRTKRLLLIGNAHPDWLARFFVRLSRRERLYSGNEAREFVADGAVVSDAHLRDFLENFSPQTKSFGVANPIQFVDQLSEKWEAFTDKPAPSEVHASFTSSKPPAVFVSYASQDVESVERLQSTLGSAGLDVWFDKGRLGSGDPWWPVIEQNIASCDVFVPVISANTNKRDEGIFIREWNRALERLRDMDRATARLIHPVIIDETPESAVSFSGFREFHYSRAAGGEPKPEFVKVLTDIVRERRLKAAAQ from the coding sequence GTGAACGACGACTCGAAACAATGGAGCAAATTGCTCCAGGCGATTTCCAAGGGCGTTGTGGTCCCGATTGTTGGCCGCGATCTCCTGCGAATCGAGATCGAGGGCCAATCACAGCTTCTTTACGAATATCTGGCGCGGCGTCTGGCCCGGGAATTGGAAGTCGAGGAATGCGGTCCCTGCTCGAGCATCGACCAGGTGGTCGCCGCCTATCTCAACGCCAGCCGCCGCAATTCCCGCGACGACGTTAACGTCAAGAGCTTCGAGATTCTCGCGGAGGTGCAGGGACAGGTTGAAGTTCCCGAGCCGCTCCGAAAGCTGGCCGCCATCGAGCCGCTTCGTCTGTTCGTGAGCACGACGGTGGATTCGTTGCTTGCCAAAGCCCTCGGCGCCCCGGCGGATCACGTCTTCGCCTACGCTCCGAATTCCGCTCTCTGCGACATCCCGCGCGATTACGCGCGCTCGCCTCACCGAGTCGTTTTTCATCTTTTCGGAAGAATTTCCGGCATCCCGGACAGCGCGTTGATCGACGAGGAGACGCTCGAGTTTATCTGGAAGCTCCACGAAGAATCGATGTCGGGGCGTCTCGCGAATCTGTTCGACGAGTTGCGGACCAAGCGCCTGTTGCTCATCGGCAATGCCCACCCCGATTGGCTCGCGCGGTTTTTCGTCCGGCTCAGCCGCCGCGAGCGCCTTTATAGCGGCAACGAAGCGCGGGAATTCGTCGCCGATGGGGCGGTGGTGTCCGACGCTCACCTGCGCGATTTCCTGGAGAACTTCAGCCCGCAGACGAAATCATTTGGCGTCGCCAATCCGATCCAGTTTGTCGATCAGTTATCCGAAAAATGGGAAGCATTCACGGACAAGCCCGCCCCTTCCGAGGTGCACGCCTCGTTCACCTCGTCCAAGCCGCCGGCGGTTTTCGTGAGTTATGCGAGCCAGGATGTCGAATCGGTGGAGCGGCTCCAAAGCACGCTCGGCAGCGCCGGACTCGATGTCTGGTTCGACAAGGGACGGCTGGGCTCGGGCGATCCCTGGTGGCCGGTGATCGAGCAGAACATCGCCAGCTGCGACGTTTTTGTGCCGGTCATCTCCGCGAACACCAACAAACGCGACGAAGGCATTTTTATTCGGGAATGGAATCGCGCCCTTGAGCGGCTGCGCGACATGGACCGGGCGACGGCCCGGCTGATTCATCCGGTGATCATTGATGAAACGCCCGAGAGCGCGGTGAGCTTTAGCGGCTTCCGCGAGTTCCACTATTCCCGCGCGGCCGGCGGCGAGCCCAAGCCGGAGTTCGTCAAGGTTCTGACCGACATCGTGCGCGAGCGCCGCTTGAAGGCCGCTGCCCAATGA
- a CDS encoding YkvA family protein: MRQLVEDAIGKINVIPRGPFADTWPYLMAMIRVLRDYHRAEYRDVSETNLLTIIAAILYFVSPFDVIPDWIPVLGHIDDAFVVSLALKSVRADLDTFMAWETARI; the protein is encoded by the coding sequence ATGCGCCAGCTGGTGGAGGACGCGATCGGAAAGATCAACGTGATTCCCCGCGGGCCCTTTGCCGATACCTGGCCGTATTTGATGGCGATGATCCGAGTGCTCCGTGATTATCATCGGGCGGAATATCGGGACGTCTCCGAGACGAACCTGCTCACGATTATCGCGGCAATCCTTTATTTCGTTTCGCCGTTCGATGTCATTCCCGATTGGATACCGGTGCTCGGACACATCGATGACGCGTTCGTGGTGAGCCTCGCGCTGAAATCGGTTCGAGCCGATCTCGACACGTTTATGGCGTGGGAGACGGCCCGGATCTAA